Proteins encoded together in one Corynebacterium liangguodongii window:
- a CDS encoding alpha/beta fold hydrolase — translation MYQPFAAVRTLYDARKRLFEGTSHVGLRYDRTGVVRRGDVSVRYYERGPADARLSIVYVHGFNISSEAFYMQVEELALLPVRQVLVDYRGHGHSSRAEPEACTVDAAADDVYAVLVHLGVDGPLIVVGHSLGGPVSLSLMRRHGDLDVVGSVQISSAVDPFAMQGLPQILAGPVGKLLEAGLRAGFGEGLRVAIMHALAPLLALGFYFRPVDYDIVKFHAAMIEKTPLATYAGFFDDLIEHSEAGAADVLAGLPGYILVGERDAVAPVSQSTRLASLWPGAYLQVLPESGHMPPFDAPGAVSTAIVRLASRFVSS, via the coding sequence ATGTACCAACCCTTCGCCGCCGTGCGCACGCTTTACGACGCCCGAAAGCGCCTCTTCGAGGGCACATCCCACGTCGGGCTGCGCTATGACCGCACCGGCGTTGTGCGCCGCGGGGACGTCTCCGTGCGCTACTACGAGCGCGGGCCAGCCGACGCGAGGCTCTCCATCGTCTACGTCCACGGTTTCAACATCTCCTCGGAGGCCTTCTACATGCAGGTCGAGGAGCTTGCTCTGCTGCCCGTGCGCCAGGTTCTTGTTGATTACCGTGGCCACGGGCACAGCTCCCGTGCGGAACCGGAGGCCTGCACCGTCGACGCTGCCGCCGATGATGTCTACGCGGTGCTCGTCCACCTTGGCGTCGATGGTCCACTCATCGTCGTCGGCCACTCGCTCGGCGGGCCCGTTTCGCTTTCGCTCATGCGCAGGCACGGCGACTTGGACGTCGTCGGCAGCGTGCAGATCTCCTCGGCTGTCGATCCCTTCGCCATGCAAGGGCTGCCGCAGATCCTCGCCGGTCCGGTGGGAAAGCTGCTCGAGGCCGGGTTGCGTGCGGGTTTCGGCGAGGGCCTGCGCGTGGCGATCATGCACGCCCTCGCGCCGCTGCTCGCGCTGGGCTTCTACTTCCGCCCGGTGGACTACGACATCGTCAAATTCCACGCCGCGATGATCGAGAAGACACCCCTGGCCACCTACGCCGGCTTCTTCGACGACCTCATCGAGCACTCCGAGGCCGGTGCCGCCGACGTCCTCGCCGGGCTTCCGGGCTACATCCTCGTCGGCGAGCGCGACGCCGTCGCGCCCGTCTCGCAGTCGACCCGGCTCGCGTCGTTGTGGCCGGGGGCGTACCTGCAGGTGCTCCCCGAGAGCGGGCACATGCCGCCTTTCGACGCCCCCGGGGCAGTCTCCACCGCGATCGTGCGCCTCGCGTCGCGCTTCGTGTCGTCGTAG
- a CDS encoding DMT family transporter encodes MLLVLIALAIGSIVPIQTAANSRLRLHVGGYPVVSALISFSVALAVAVVATSAITRIPMPDVEAVARSPWWVWLGGAFGVSFVIGNIVLFPRIGAVQTVVLPILGQVAMGLAIDRFGLFRAPEMEVGAGRVLGAAMVLAGIIAVVRPPRAESAQRGLGLWWWRALGVSIGAASAMQTTVNGYLGGPAGSSLHAAEINLAVGALILFVAALATSPRQLARRPKPGPWWMWLGGVVGATFVIGGATLAPLLGTATTVIAINAGTIIGGQLMESMGWFGALRTRIDARRALGLAFILAGVVAVRAL; translated from the coding sequence GTGCTCCTCGTCCTGATCGCTCTCGCCATCGGTTCCATCGTCCCGATTCAGACCGCCGCGAACTCCCGCCTGCGCCTTCACGTGGGCGGATATCCGGTGGTCTCCGCGTTAATTTCTTTCAGCGTCGCGCTCGCGGTGGCGGTTGTGGCGACCTCGGCTATCACGCGCATCCCGATGCCCGATGTCGAAGCCGTGGCGCGCTCCCCGTGGTGGGTGTGGCTCGGCGGCGCTTTCGGTGTGAGCTTCGTCATCGGCAACATCGTGCTCTTCCCCCGCATCGGGGCGGTGCAGACGGTGGTGCTGCCGATTCTCGGCCAGGTGGCGATGGGTCTTGCCATCGACCGGTTCGGCCTCTTTCGCGCACCCGAGATGGAGGTCGGGGCCGGACGGGTCCTCGGCGCGGCCATGGTGCTCGCAGGAATCATCGCGGTGGTGCGCCCGCCGCGCGCGGAGTCCGCCCAGCGCGGCTTGGGGCTCTGGTGGTGGCGGGCCCTCGGGGTTTCCATCGGGGCTGCCTCGGCGATGCAAACCACAGTCAACGGCTACCTGGGCGGCCCGGCCGGCTCATCGCTGCACGCTGCCGAGATCAACCTCGCGGTGGGCGCATTGATCCTGTTCGTCGCCGCGCTGGCAACCTCGCCGCGCCAACTTGCCAGGCGCCCGAAGCCCGGCCCGTGGTGGATGTGGCTCGGCGGCGTTGTCGGCGCGACATTCGTCATCGGCGGGGCCACGCTCGCACCTTTGTTGGGCACGGCTACGACCGTCATCGCGATCAACGCAGGCACGATCATCGGCGGCCAGCTCATGGAGTCGATGGGGTGGTTCGGCGCGCTGCGCACGCGTATTGACGCCCGCCGGGCCCTCGGCCTCGCCTTCATCCTCGCGGGAGTGGTGGCGGTGCGGGCGCTCTAG
- a CDS encoding acyl carrier protein has protein sequence MELSQRLNLEALVEENEQSFDARLAGLISRITGDEVDPGKTLVELGISSLDRIELAIRAEEEFGVRASEELYADNPTIAELGRRLSRCAD, from the coding sequence ATGGAGCTATCGCAGCGACTGAACCTAGAGGCACTCGTCGAGGAGAACGAGCAGAGCTTTGATGCGCGCCTCGCCGGGCTCATCTCGCGCATCACCGGCGACGAGGTCGATCCCGGCAAGACACTCGTTGAGCTGGGAATCTCCTCGCTCGACCGGATTGAGCTGGCGATCCGCGCCGAGGAGGAGTTCGGGGTGCGCGCCAGTGAGGAGCTCTACGCCGACAACCCGACGATTGCGGAGCTGGGCCGGCGACTCTCCCGGTGCGCGGACTAG
- a CDS encoding NAD-dependent succinate-semialdehyde dehydrogenase, with protein sequence MASSYRVQNPKNNEIVETFDVMSDADLERAITAADEAFSSWRETSLEQRAEVLRKVASLFDAQREELAQIIAEEMGKSVREGSAEIDDVVEIFTYYADHGAELLADEPLDTQGGSAVMRKVPLGVILGVMPWNFPYYQVARFAAPTLMAGNTVLLKHAGICARSSQRIEEIIGQAGAPTGVFTNLYASHEHITTMLEDPRVQGVSLTGSEAAGRTVAATAGKNLKKTLLELGGTDPYIILDTDDVAESAKTAWKKRLSNVGQACTSNKRIIVMEDIFEDFVAEMVRIAETFVAGDPANPQMGEYYPLSSRDAAETLDKQVKMAVEEGATLHTGGVLAEGSAYYSPAVVTGIPVGSESYYEEFFGPVAEIYPVASEEEAIKLANDSQYGLGGAVFSADEERAKRVANQIVTGMIHVNIPQARGAELPFGGVKNSGFGRELGPLGINEFVNLQRFYVADKK encoded by the coding sequence ATGGCTAGTTCATACCGAGTTCAGAATCCGAAGAACAACGAGATCGTAGAGACCTTCGATGTCATGAGCGACGCCGATCTCGAGCGCGCGATCACCGCGGCTGATGAGGCGTTCAGCTCCTGGCGCGAGACGTCCCTCGAGCAGCGTGCGGAGGTTTTGCGCAAGGTCGCATCGCTTTTCGACGCCCAGCGCGAAGAGCTGGCACAGATCATCGCGGAAGAGATGGGTAAATCCGTCCGCGAGGGCAGCGCAGAAATCGACGACGTCGTAGAAATCTTTACCTACTACGCTGACCATGGCGCGGAGCTACTTGCGGACGAACCACTAGATACTCAGGGGGGCTCCGCCGTCATGCGCAAGGTCCCGCTCGGCGTGATCCTCGGCGTTATGCCGTGGAACTTCCCGTATTACCAGGTGGCGCGCTTCGCGGCGCCGACGCTGATGGCGGGCAACACCGTCTTGCTCAAGCACGCTGGCATCTGTGCTCGTTCCTCTCAGCGCATTGAGGAAATTATTGGGCAAGCTGGCGCCCCGACCGGTGTGTTTACGAACCTTTACGCCTCCCACGAGCACATCACCACCATGCTTGAGGACCCGCGAGTCCAGGGTGTGTCGCTGACCGGCTCCGAGGCGGCGGGACGCACCGTCGCCGCCACCGCGGGCAAGAACCTGAAGAAGACTTTGCTCGAGCTCGGCGGCACCGACCCTTACATTATTCTTGACACCGATGACGTTGCCGAGTCCGCGAAGACCGCGTGGAAAAAGCGTTTAAGCAACGTCGGCCAGGCCTGCACGTCCAATAAGCGCATTATTGTCATGGAGGACATCTTCGAGGACTTCGTCGCCGAGATGGTCCGTATTGCAGAAACCTTCGTCGCGGGTGATCCTGCCAACCCGCAGATGGGCGAGTACTACCCGCTGTCCTCTCGCGATGCCGCTGAGACCCTTGACAAGCAGGTCAAGATGGCCGTCGAAGAAGGCGCAACGTTGCACACCGGCGGCGTGTTGGCGGAGGGCAGCGCCTATTACTCTCCGGCAGTGGTCACCGGCATCCCGGTCGGCTCCGAGTCCTACTACGAGGAGTTCTTCGGCCCTGTCGCCGAGATCTACCCAGTGGCCAGCGAGGAGGAGGCCATCAAGCTTGCTAATGACTCCCAGTATGGTCTGGGTGGTGCGGTGTTCTCGGCCGATGAAGAGCGCGCGAAGCGAGTGGCCAACCAGATCGTCACCGGCATGATCCATGTCAACATCCCTCAGGCTCGCGGTGCAGAGCTGCCGTTTGGGGGAGTGAAAAATTCCGGCTTCGGCCGCGAGCTCGGCCCGCTGGGCATCAACGAGTTCGTCAACCTGCAGCGCTTCTACGTCGCCGACAAGAAGTAG